A genome region from Thermococcus gorgonarius includes the following:
- a CDS encoding DNA-directed DNA polymerase II small subunit translates to MMLVEDLIKNRYLITPPAYYLLEPHYKKDFTLAELIKFAKSAGTFVIDLTLAEEFLKEKGLISGGATEEIENEESQMEEETGELTSVSSRDISLSQPDSVLQASESSPNEDSTGEVGGYISTGKPLQSGTFGTSSEVLEAYEDQNYGGESFVSTGIEDTENLHEDAVDGEISEDVPVEIPEEDDEDEVLLEPEPENEYLDYSNGENGNGDTSPRIVYGDYGIPIAYVEEEVPEEETKSYSVYSDVQITPKENFHYLAAKIEGDYAVVFDVKNVKLNPPKAKNASGKEGELLVEAYRSMFISRLRKMRRIFRENPEIGGIIDIGKLSYIRPDGEITVVGLVNSKKETSKGYVLEIEDATGTVKVFVNRDREDSKKVMEIMHDSVIAVTGRYSGRGMIFAERIYLPDVPKFRRKHEPLKEKVYAVLLSDIHVGSKKFCEEAFIKFLDWLNGDVENEAHAELVSRIKYMILGGDVVDGIGIYPGQYDELAIPDIFDQYEALANLLRNVPKHIHMFIGPGNHDAARTALPQPGFYEEYARPIFRLKNATIISNPAVIRLHGRDFLVAHGRGIEDVVNEIPNRSHHRPAEAMVNLLKLRHLAPTFGGKVPIAPDPDDLLVIESVPDLFQAGHVHVMEYRIYNGVFVINSGTWQAQTEFQKMVNIVPTPARVPIIDVETARLRAVIRFDQFCEGV, encoded by the coding sequence ATGATGCTCGTTGAAGATTTAATCAAAAACCGCTACCTGATAACTCCTCCGGCTTACTACCTTCTTGAGCCGCACTATAAGAAAGACTTCACCTTGGCAGAGCTCATTAAGTTTGCCAAATCCGCCGGGACATTCGTAATCGACCTGACTCTTGCAGAGGAATTTCTTAAGGAGAAGGGTTTGATTTCCGGTGGAGCTACTGAGGAGATAGAAAACGAAGAATCTCAAATGGAAGAAGAAACGGGGGAACTTACATCTGTATCATCTCGAGATATTTCTTTATCTCAGCCAGACAGCGTTTTGCAGGCTTCAGAATCTTCCCCCAATGAAGACTCCACTGGCGAAGTGGGGGGTTATATTTCCACTGGAAAACCCTTACAATCTGGGACTTTTGGTACCTCTTCTGAAGTTTTGGAGGCTTATGAAGACCAAAATTATGGGGGGGAGAGTTTTGTTTCCACTGGAATTGAGGACACCGAAAACCTGCACGAAGATGCCGTGGATGGTGAAATCAGTGAGGACGTTCCAGTGGAAATCCCTGAGGAAGATGATGAAGATGAAGTTCTGCTGGAGCCCGAGCCTGAAAACGAGTACCTTGATTATTCAAACGGTGAAAACGGGAATGGCGATACTAGTCCAAGGATCGTCTACGGTGACTACGGAATTCCCATAGCCTATGTCGAGGAGGAGGTTCCCGAGGAGGAGACCAAGTCATACTCGGTATACTCTGACGTTCAAATAACCCCCAAGGAGAACTTTCACTACCTTGCTGCAAAGATCGAGGGGGATTACGCCGTTGTTTTCGACGTGAAAAACGTTAAGCTGAACCCGCCAAAGGCTAAAAACGCCTCTGGAAAAGAGGGGGAACTTCTGGTTGAGGCTTATCGCTCAATGTTCATATCCCGCCTCAGGAAGATGAGGCGCATCTTCCGGGAGAACCCCGAAATAGGTGGTATCATAGACATTGGAAAGCTGAGCTATATTCGGCCAGATGGTGAGATAACCGTTGTTGGGCTTGTGAACTCAAAAAAAGAAACCTCAAAGGGCTACGTTTTGGAGATAGAAGATGCCACAGGCACGGTAAAGGTTTTCGTAAACAGGGATCGTGAGGATTCCAAGAAGGTAATGGAGATCATGCACGACTCGGTTATAGCAGTTACCGGCAGGTACTCTGGCAGGGGGATGATCTTTGCCGAGAGAATTTATCTCCCTGATGTCCCCAAGTTCCGCAGAAAGCATGAGCCTCTAAAAGAGAAGGTCTATGCAGTTCTTTTGAGTGATATCCACGTTGGTTCCAAAAAGTTCTGTGAGGAGGCCTTCATTAAGTTCCTCGACTGGTTAAACGGTGACGTCGAAAACGAGGCCCATGCCGAGCTCGTCAGCAGGATAAAGTACATGATCCTTGGTGGAGACGTTGTGGACGGCATCGGCATCTACCCCGGACAGTACGATGAGCTGGCAATACCTGATATCTTTGACCAGTACGAGGCTTTGGCTAACCTCCTTCGGAACGTTCCCAAGCATATCCATATGTTCATCGGGCCCGGTAACCACGACGCGGCCAGGACTGCCCTTCCTCAGCCCGGTTTCTATGAGGAGTACGCGAGGCCCATTTTCAGGCTTAAAAACGCCACTATAATAAGCAATCCTGCTGTGATAAGGCTCCACGGAAGGGACTTCCTCGTTGCTCACGGTAGAGGAATAGAAGACGTTGTCAATGAGATCCCCAACAGAAGTCACCACAGGCCTGCTGAGGCGATGGTGAACCTCCTAAAACTCCGCCATCTGGCACCAACCTTTGGAGGGAAGGTTCCCATAGCCCCTGATCCTGATGATCTGCTGGTCATTGAGAGTGTTCCTGATCTTTTCCAGGCCGGCCACGTTCATGTTATGGAATACCGTATCTACAACGGTGTTTTTGTGATAAACAGCGGAACCTGGCAGGCCCAGACCGAGTTCCAGAAGATGGTGAACATAGTCCCAACTCCGGCCCGGGTTCCGATAATAGATGTAGAAACCGCCCGTTTGAGGGCTGTAATCCGGTTTGACCAGTTCTGTGAGGGGGTTTGA
- a CDS encoding class I SAM-dependent methyltransferase yields MENTQALIDIMAWITEGEYTSNELRLFEDARQLYELQLAKMEFLNFSTNLDEFIKRTAYFEEVLGKKSWHYYISSVKGKGQIGHTNQYMTHWFYPYKGKFHGQMVKALINFANARNSDVVLDPYLGSGTTLIESSLLGLPGKGVEINPALAIISQIKLDSLGISYPDLSNVLTPALVNEAFKYFKNLKVQPNSIKPTVEEHLNARELLELLWDSYFPRSPLHELPFEWRNFLMLVYLHALSDYTYLKGTRKEKSLQEFFHEDLQEYLRTIEGTYNVIHKLGIELGDYDITIGSTLSLPYPDESIKAIVTSPPYSIALDYIKNDEHLLKYFGIDISALRDQMIGLRGKGKEKLVLYERDLQRSIEEMIRVLKPGGWAVIVLGDISINGTRTNFKDKILNWGAELGCSEVFALERAILGGFARLRFEYLIFLRK; encoded by the coding sequence ATGGAAAATACGCAGGCTTTGATAGATATTATGGCGTGGATAACCGAAGGGGAATATACTTCAAATGAACTAAGACTTTTTGAGGATGCAAGACAGTTATATGAGCTTCAACTTGCTAAAATGGAATTTCTGAACTTCTCCACGAATCTTGATGAGTTCATTAAAAGAACAGCCTACTTCGAAGAAGTTCTCGGCAAGAAAAGCTGGCACTATTATATTAGCTCTGTGAAAGGGAAGGGCCAAATAGGGCATACTAATCAATACATGACCCATTGGTTTTACCCATATAAGGGCAAGTTCCACGGACAGATGGTTAAGGCCCTTATAAACTTTGCAAACGCTCGGAATTCAGATGTAGTTCTTGATCCATACCTTGGCTCTGGAACCACCCTCATAGAAAGCTCTCTCTTGGGTCTCCCGGGTAAGGGCGTTGAAATAAACCCTGCCCTTGCCATAATTTCCCAGATAAAACTCGATTCCTTGGGTATTTCGTATCCGGATCTCTCCAATGTGTTAACCCCGGCTTTGGTGAACGAAGCCTTTAAGTATTTTAAAAATCTCAAAGTCCAGCCCAATTCAATAAAACCAACTGTTGAAGAGCACCTTAACGCAAGGGAACTTCTTGAATTGCTTTGGGATTCGTATTTTCCCAGATCCCCGCTTCACGAACTTCCTTTTGAGTGGCGTAACTTTCTAATGCTGGTATATCTTCACGCACTTTCCGACTATACCTATCTAAAGGGGACCCGAAAGGAGAAATCCCTCCAGGAGTTCTTCCATGAGGATCTTCAAGAATACCTCAGAACGATTGAAGGTACTTACAATGTTATACATAAGCTTGGTATAGAGCTTGGCGATTACGACATCACAATCGGCTCGACACTCAGTCTTCCTTATCCCGATGAGAGCATTAAGGCAATAGTTACCTCACCTCCCTATAGCATTGCACTAGACTACATTAAGAATGACGAACACCTTTTGAAATACTTTGGAATAGATATCAGCGCTCTGAGAGATCAGATGATAGGTTTAAGGGGCAAGGGCAAAGAAAAGCTCGTGCTGTACGAGAGGGATTTACAGCGCAGTATTGAGGAGATGATCAGGGTTTTAAAACCTGGAGGTTGGGCTGTTATAGTTCTGGGTGACATAAGCATTAACGGAACACGCACGAACTTTAAAGACAAGATACTTAACTGGGGTGCCGAACTTGGTTGTTCCGAAGTCTTTGCCCTTGAAAGGGCAATTCTTGGAGGATTCGCCAGGCTTAGATTTGAGTATCTAATCTTCCTGAGGAAGTGA
- a CDS encoding TdeIII family type II restriction endonuclease, whose translation MKEVTKEKIWTYLEGFMQGLINKYDPQVIKDEVLERALFDPDKGNYKPFHMALIPKELLRIQSFFRSFSTSLGQGVFEYIAKIIAEDSGRWEVVKRNSAFEATASPNVESFVDRFLEDVATGQIKPYPVNMPKPEDTSTKKIVVDLYLYDGKTHYFIEIKSPKPNKDQTRRTKEKFLYLLATYPNSKTYYGMPYNPFGEEKSRYRWSFTSMYFDLQNEVLIGSEFWDFIGGPETYNELLELFKEFGDEKGKEITGRLIRAHSGG comes from the coding sequence ATGAAGGAGGTTACTAAAGAAAAAATTTGGACGTATCTTGAGGGATTCATGCAGGGTCTTATCAACAAATATGATCCTCAGGTTATCAAGGATGAGGTTCTCGAAAGAGCACTCTTCGATCCGGATAAAGGAAACTATAAGCCGTTCCATATGGCTCTGATTCCCAAAGAACTTCTTCGCATTCAAAGTTTCTTCAGGTCATTTTCAACTTCACTTGGACAGGGTGTTTTTGAGTACATAGCTAAGATTATCGCGGAAGATAGCGGCAGATGGGAAGTTGTAAAGCGGAATTCAGCTTTTGAGGCAACAGCTTCCCCGAATGTGGAAAGTTTTGTTGACAGGTTTCTTGAGGATGTTGCCACTGGTCAAATAAAACCATATCCGGTGAACATGCCAAAACCCGAAGATACATCCACCAAGAAAATTGTTGTTGATCTTTATCTCTACGATGGAAAAACCCACTATTTCATTGAAATCAAGTCGCCCAAGCCCAATAAGGACCAAACAAGGCGGACCAAGGAAAAGTTTTTGTATCTCCTTGCAACGTACCCCAACTCAAAAACCTACTATGGAATGCCCTATAACCCGTTTGGAGAAGAAAAGTCCCGGTATAGGTGGAGTTTTACAAGCATGTATTTTGATCTTCAGAATGAAGTTTTAATCGGATCCGAATTCTGGGATTTCATTGGTGGGCCCGAGACGTATAATGAGCTCCTTGAATTGTTTAAAGAATTTGGCGATGAAAAAGGAAAGGAAATAACGGGCAGGCTTATCCGGGCTCATTCCGGAGGGTGA
- a CDS encoding ORC1-type DNA replication protein, which yields MNDYLGSIFEKYLHAKKIFKNKEVLRHSYTPKELPHRKKQIEELAHILVPVLRGETPSNVFVYGKTGTGKTVTVKFVTEELKKISQKYNIPVEVIYINCEIVDTQYRVLANIVNYFKAESGVEVPLVGWPTDEVYAKLKEVIDARERFVIIVLDEIDKLIKKSGDDILYSLTRINTELSRAKVSIIGISNDLKFKEYLDARVLSSLSEEEVVFPPYDANQLRDILMQRAKDAFNEGVLDDAVVPLCAALAAREHGDARRALDLLRVAGEIAEREGASKVTERHVWLAQEKIEQDTMEEVIKTLPLHSKVLLYAVVLLDENGDLPANTGDVYSVYKMICDYIDLDPLTQRRVSDLINELDMLGIINAKVVSKGRYGRTKEIRLNVVPQKVKKIFSGEDQLRPLLAVNLSRQRRLV from the coding sequence ATGAACGACTACCTGGGATCGATCTTTGAGAAGTACCTTCACGCAAAAAAAATATTCAAGAACAAAGAGGTTCTCCGGCATAGCTACACCCCTAAGGAGCTCCCCCACAGGAAAAAACAGATAGAGGAGCTTGCTCACATACTTGTCCCTGTTCTCCGTGGTGAAACACCCTCTAATGTCTTTGTCTACGGAAAAACTGGAACCGGAAAAACCGTTACCGTCAAGTTCGTTACCGAGGAGCTCAAGAAGATTTCTCAAAAGTACAACATTCCAGTTGAGGTCATCTACATCAACTGCGAGATAGTGGACACCCAGTACCGGGTTCTCGCGAACATAGTTAACTACTTCAAGGCCGAGAGCGGCGTTGAGGTTCCCCTTGTCGGCTGGCCCACAGATGAGGTCTATGCGAAGCTCAAAGAGGTCATAGACGCCCGCGAGCGCTTCGTTATTATAGTTCTGGATGAGATAGACAAGCTCATCAAGAAGAGCGGCGATGATATTTTGTATTCCCTTACGAGGATTAACACCGAGCTTTCCCGGGCCAAGGTTAGCATAATAGGAATCTCCAACGATCTGAAGTTTAAGGAGTATCTGGATGCCAGGGTTCTTTCTAGCCTCAGTGAGGAGGAGGTTGTCTTTCCACCCTACGACGCCAACCAGCTTCGTGATATCCTAATGCAACGTGCCAAAGATGCATTTAACGAAGGCGTCCTAGACGATGCTGTGGTTCCGCTCTGTGCGGCTTTGGCTGCGAGGGAGCACGGTGATGCTAGGCGTGCCCTTGATCTCCTCAGGGTTGCGGGGGAGATAGCCGAGCGAGAGGGGGCTAGTAAGGTCACCGAGCGGCACGTGTGGCTCGCCCAGGAGAAGATAGAACAGGATACTATGGAAGAGGTCATCAAGACTCTCCCGCTCCACTCCAAGGTCCTTCTCTATGCCGTGGTTCTCCTCGATGAGAACGGCGACCTGCCCGCGAACACTGGAGATGTTTACTCAGTCTACAAGATGATTTGCGATTACATTGATCTGGATCCCCTCACTCAGAGGCGCGTTAGCGATCTGATAAACGAACTCGATATGCTGGGAATCATTAACGCTAAGGTCGTTAGTAAAGGACGCTACGGCAGAACGAAAGAGATCCGCCTAAACGTCGTTCCCCAGAAGGTAAAGAAGATCTTTAGTGGAGAGGACCAGCTCAGGCCTCTTTTGGCAGTCAATCTCTCCCGTCAGAGGAGGCTGGTATGA